From one Halosimplex rubrum genomic stretch:
- a CDS encoding cryptochrome/photolyase family protein, with protein MRLLWHRRDLRLRDNRGLATAATDGPVVPVFVHDPDLLDRVGDRQRAFFLRGVRRLREGYRERGSDLIVREGRPSEVLPALADAVGADAVVYNDHYRPERREREDRVEAACADAGVETASETDLVLVDPARLDERYPNHGRFRDAWEEVPKEPPAPALDADDLAALDGVDPGPIPDDPVVDIDLPAAGYDAGRDRFDGFLDGGIDSYRDTRDDLPAAVADPTLAVSRMSPYLAAGMIGIREVYRDASKRHESASGDTRDNAWKYLDELTWRERNYHLLYYQPDLPSTNYKSFPNGIEWRTDPDDFDAWKRGETGYPLVDAGMRQLREEGYIHNRPRQVVASFLTKHLLVDWRRGRRHFAEQLVDHDPASNAGNWQWIASTGTDSVDVRIFDPVAQMDKYDEGATFVKRYVPELRDVPAGTVVEWPTLPADERERLAAEYPDPIVDRDEGYERAQRVFERALGKR; from the coding sequence ATGCGCCTGTTGTGGCACCGGCGGGATCTGCGCCTTCGCGACAACCGGGGCCTGGCGACCGCCGCCACCGACGGTCCGGTCGTCCCCGTCTTCGTCCACGACCCCGACCTGCTCGACCGGGTGGGGGACCGACAGCGGGCGTTTTTCCTGCGCGGGGTCCGTCGGCTGCGCGAGGGCTATCGCGAGCGCGGGAGCGACCTGATCGTCCGCGAGGGGCGACCGAGCGAGGTGCTGCCGGCCCTGGCGGACGCTGTCGGCGCCGACGCCGTCGTCTACAACGACCACTACCGGCCGGAACGGCGCGAGCGGGAGGACCGCGTCGAGGCTGCCTGTGCCGACGCCGGTGTCGAGACGGCAAGCGAGACTGACCTCGTGCTCGTCGACCCCGCCCGTCTCGACGAGCGGTACCCGAACCACGGTCGGTTCCGCGACGCCTGGGAGGAAGTCCCGAAGGAGCCGCCGGCGCCCGCACTCGACGCCGACGACCTCGCGGCCCTCGACGGGGTCGACCCCGGACCGATCCCGGACGACCCCGTCGTCGACATCGACCTCCCGGCGGCCGGCTACGATGCCGGCCGCGACCGGTTCGACGGCTTTCTCGACGGGGGGATCGACAGCTATCGCGACACCCGCGACGACCTCCCGGCGGCGGTCGCCGACCCGACCCTCGCCGTCTCGCGGATGTCGCCCTACCTCGCCGCCGGGATGATCGGGATCCGCGAGGTGTACCGCGACGCGAGCAAGCGCCACGAGTCCGCGTCCGGCGACACGCGAGACAACGCCTGGAAGTACCTCGACGAACTCACCTGGCGGGAGCGAAATTATCACCTGCTGTACTACCAGCCCGACCTGCCATCGACGAACTACAAGTCGTTCCCCAACGGGATCGAGTGGCGGACCGATCCCGACGACTTCGACGCCTGGAAACGAGGCGAGACGGGGTATCCGCTGGTCGACGCGGGGATGCGCCAGCTCCGCGAGGAGGGGTACATCCACAATCGGCCGCGCCAGGTCGTCGCTTCCTTCCTCACGAAGCACCTGCTGGTCGACTGGCGGCGGGGCCGACGACACTTCGCCGAGCAACTGGTCGACCACGACCCCGCCTCGAACGCCGGCAACTGGCAGTGGATCGCCTCGACGGGCACCGACTCGGTGGACGTGCGCATCTTCGACCCGGTGGCACAGATGGACAAGTACGACGAGGGAGCGACCTTCGTGAAGCGGTACGTCCCGGAACTGCGGGACGTGCCGGCCGGGACGGTCGTCGAGTGGCCGACACTGCCCGCCGACGAACGCGAGCGACTCGCCGCCGAGTACCCCGACCCGATCGTCGACCGGGACGAGGGGTACGAGCGCGCCCAGCGGGTCTTCGAGCGGGCGCTGGGGAAGCGATGA